In a single window of the Pseudomonadota bacterium genome:
- a CDS encoding restriction endonuclease subunit S, whose amino-acid sequence MASDWTLKKIGEFAEVKGGKRLPKGKRLSEKKTTHPYIRVVDFTEGRISLSNLLYVPEEVFPNIKRYIVESGDVVISIVGTIGLIATIPSELHAANLTENAAKILIEDTTVDSQYLSYYLKSSIGQHEIQRNTVGSTQPKLPLYGIKNIEVSYPRLPEQRAIAHILGSLDDKIELNRRMNQTLEATARATFKSWFVDFVPVRAKAEGRPTGLPDDIAALFPDSFEGSEIGEIPKGWRVGVVSDLGNVICGKTPPTKDPENYGEDIPFITIPDMHGKVFVTQTGKYLSTKGANTQRNKYLPAKTICVSCIATPGLVVMTTKRSQTNQQINSVIPKSKRSSYYCYQVLNRLGDQIRAGGSGGSVLLNLNKTLFSNIKVLIPDSETIESYQQIVEPFFERLLQNQRESVFLSSLRDTLLPKLISGELRVPDAEKFVEEAGV is encoded by the coding sequence TTACGGAAGGTAGAATTTCGTTATCAAATTTACTCTATGTCCCTGAAGAAGTGTTTCCAAATATTAAGCGATACATCGTTGAGTCTGGAGATGTAGTCATATCTATCGTTGGAACCATTGGGTTGATCGCAACCATTCCGTCTGAATTGCATGCAGCAAATCTAACAGAAAATGCAGCAAAGATATTAATCGAGGATACTACAGTTGATTCACAATATCTGTCTTATTATTTGAAATCCTCGATAGGACAGCATGAAATACAAAGAAACACTGTAGGATCAACACAGCCCAAATTGCCTCTTTATGGTATCAAGAACATTGAAGTAAGCTATCCGCGTCTCCCTGAACAACGCGCCATAGCCCACATCCTCGGATCGCTGGACGATAAGATCGAATTGAACCGCCGGATGAACCAGACGCTGGAGGCCACGGCTCGTGCCACCTTCAAGTCCTGGTTCGTGGATTTCGTTCCAGTGCGTGCCAAAGCCGAAGGCCGCCCGACAGGTCTGCCGGATGATATTGCCGCGCTCTTCCCCGATAGCTTTGAGGGCTCGGAGATAGGGGAGATTCCGAAGGGCTGGAGAGTTGGCGTGGTTTCAGATTTGGGAAATGTAATTTGTGGCAAAACTCCGCCCACGAAAGATCCAGAAAACTATGGAGAGGACATCCCCTTTATCACGATTCCAGATATGCATGGTAAGGTTTTTGTCACACAGACAGGAAAGTATCTTTCTACAAAAGGCGCAAATACCCAACGCAATAAATACCTGCCAGCCAAAACTATTTGCGTTAGTTGCATTGCTACGCCGGGATTGGTTGTTATGACAACTAAGAGATCCCAAACAAACCAACAAATAAACAGCGTAATCCCAAAAAGCAAAAGAAGCTCTTACTATTGCTATCAGGTTTTGAATAGACTCGGAGATCAAATTCGTGCTGGTGGCAGTGGTGGCTCTGTTTTGCTGAACTTAAATAAGACGCTATTTTCAAATATTAAGGTTCTTATTCCTGATTCTGAGACAATTGAGAGTTATCAACAGATTGTTGAGCCATTTTTTGAAAGATTATTACAAAATCAACGTGAATCAGTTTTCCTTTCCTCTCTACGTGACACCCTGCTCCCTAAACTCATTTCCGGTGAACTGCGGGTCCCGGATGCGGAGAAGTTCGTTGAGGAGGCCGGGGTATGA
- a CDS encoding transposase yields MTYNPDIHRRRSIRLKGYDYSQAGAYFVSICTQNRECLFGEIVNRDMVLNDAGRMVESVWGELPIRFGHIELDQFIIMPNHIHAIFMLHRRGEPCVRPDSSTDPKPTDPKTTDPQTGDPKTGDPKTGEHK; encoded by the coding sequence ATGACCTACAATCCCGATATTCATCGCCGCCGGTCGATTCGCCTGAAAGGGTACGATTATTCACAGGCCGGGGCATATTTCGTTTCCATTTGCACACAAAACCGGGAATGTCTGTTCGGTGAAATCGTGAATAGGGATATGGTGTTGAATGATGCCGGTCGGATGGTGGAATCCGTTTGGGGTGAATTGCCGATTCGTTTTGGCCATATTGAATTGGACCAGTTTATTATAATGCCGAATCACATTCACGCCATTTTCATGTTACACCGTAGGGGCGAACCTTGTGTTCGCCCTGATTCGTCGACCGATCCCAAACCGACCGATCCCAAAACGACCGACCCCCAAACGGGCGACCCCAAAACGGGCGACCCCAAAACGGGCGAACACAAGG